One stretch of Streptomyces sp. NBC_01142 DNA includes these proteins:
- a CDS encoding UvrD-helicase domain-containing protein, with translation MAAQDAAVHSVVDTAVDTVRDREIGVEQEHLDQVYRRLEEKIHEAEFLMNDAAKRGQVGTPGALAERDAQVFRAGVHLNRLNNEFEDFLFGRIDLLYGKDGKKGPDGAYTSVEPADDAVRTDGTRQVAEIGETLHIGRIGVLDSDYAPLVIDWRAPAAAPFYRSTPVDPGRVVRRRVIRSKGRRVLGVEDDLMRPELTATLAGEELPVIGDGALMAALGQARSHTMRDIVASIQAEQDLVIRAPAASVTYVEGGPGTGKTAVALHRAAYLLYQDRRRYAGGILIVSPTPLLVAYTEGVLPSLGEEGQVAIRAVGHLVDGAEATAYDEPAVARIKGSSRMLKVLRHAARGALDLSGPPPVRGVQAAGGRQADGQLAFGEEPEAASGPPTRLRVVAFGRRIEIEADELRRIRHNVLGGTTPVNLLRPRARRMLLDALWSKSGSAGRALGDPELAAELRSSFDEDITAEDSFITFLDAWWPELTPRGVLTSMSDERRLGRWARRVLNPGEVRRLARSLRRDALSVHDVALLDELGTLLGTPARPRKRREYDPLDALTGLEELMPHREETQRERAERLAQERTEYAHVIVDEAQDLTPMQWRMVGRRGRTATWTVVGDPAQSSWSTPDEAAEARDEALGSRPRRRFQLTVNYRNPAEIAELAAKVLALAMPGMESPSAVRSTGVRPRFAVVRDGDLGGAVRAEAQRLLDRVDGTVGVVVAMNRREQAARWLAGLGERVVALGSLEAKGLEYDATVVVSPAEIADESPAGLRVLYVALTRATQQLTVVSDRRDEPDADGVPDLLRD, from the coding sequence GTGGCCGCGCAGGATGCCGCTGTTCATTCCGTGGTCGATACCGCCGTCGATACGGTCCGGGACCGCGAAATCGGTGTCGAGCAGGAACATCTCGACCAGGTGTACCGCCGTCTCGAGGAGAAGATCCACGAGGCGGAGTTCCTCATGAACGATGCCGCCAAACGGGGCCAGGTCGGCACGCCCGGCGCGCTCGCGGAGCGGGACGCCCAGGTCTTCCGGGCGGGTGTCCACCTCAATCGCCTGAACAACGAGTTCGAGGACTTCCTCTTCGGGCGGATCGACCTGCTCTACGGCAAGGACGGCAAGAAGGGCCCGGACGGTGCCTACACCTCCGTCGAGCCTGCCGACGACGCCGTCCGCACCGACGGAACCCGCCAGGTCGCCGAGATCGGCGAGACCCTGCACATCGGCCGCATCGGAGTCCTCGACTCCGACTACGCACCGCTGGTCATCGACTGGCGCGCCCCGGCCGCCGCGCCCTTCTACCGCTCCACCCCGGTCGATCCGGGCCGGGTGGTACGCCGCCGGGTCATCCGCTCCAAGGGCCGCAGGGTCCTGGGCGTCGAGGACGATCTGATGCGCCCGGAGCTGACCGCCACGCTGGCGGGCGAGGAGCTCCCGGTCATCGGCGACGGCGCCCTGATGGCGGCGCTCGGGCAGGCCCGTAGCCACACGATGCGGGACATCGTCGCCTCCATCCAGGCCGAGCAGGACCTGGTGATCCGCGCCCCCGCCGCCTCCGTCACCTATGTCGAGGGCGGTCCGGGGACCGGCAAGACCGCGGTGGCCCTGCACCGGGCGGCGTATCTGCTCTACCAGGACCGGCGGCGGTACGCGGGCGGCATCCTGATCGTCTCGCCGACCCCGCTGCTCGTCGCGTACACCGAGGGCGTGCTGCCGTCGCTGGGCGAGGAGGGGCAGGTCGCCATCCGCGCGGTCGGCCATCTGGTCGACGGGGCGGAGGCCACGGCGTACGACGAACCGGCGGTGGCCCGCATCAAGGGCTCCTCCCGGATGCTCAAGGTGCTCCGCCACGCCGCACGGGGTGCGCTGGACCTCTCCGGGCCTCCGCCGGTGCGGGGCGTCCAGGCGGCGGGCGGCCGGCAGGCGGACGGCCAGCTGGCCTTCGGCGAGGAGCCCGAGGCCGCCTCCGGGCCGCCGACCCGGCTGCGGGTCGTGGCCTTCGGCCGCCGGATCGAGATCGAGGCCGACGAGCTCAGACGCATCCGCCACAACGTCCTCGGCGGCACGACACCGGTCAATCTGCTGCGTCCGCGGGCCCGCAGAATGCTGCTGGACGCCCTCTGGTCGAAGTCCGGCTCCGCGGGACGTGCTCTGGGGGACCCGGAGCTCGCCGCCGAGCTGCGTTCCTCCTTCGACGAGGACATCACCGCCGAGGACAGCTTCATCACCTTCCTGGACGCGTGGTGGCCCGAGCTGACCCCGCGCGGCGTCCTGACGTCCATGTCCGACGAGCGGCGGCTGGGCCGCTGGGCGCGCCGCGTGCTCAACCCGGGTGAGGTGCGACGTCTCGCCCGCTCCCTCAGGCGCGACGCCCTCTCCGTGCACGACGTGGCGCTCCTTGACGAGCTGGGGACGCTGCTCGGCACCCCTGCCCGGCCCAGGAAGAGACGCGAGTACGACCCGCTCGACGCGCTCACGGGTCTCGAGGAGCTGATGCCGCACCGCGAGGAGACCCAGCGCGAGCGGGCGGAACGGCTGGCCCAGGAACGTACCGAGTACGCGCATGTCATCGTCGACGAGGCGCAGGACCTCACCCCGATGCAGTGGCGGATGGTCGGCCGCCGCGGCCGGACCGCCACCTGGACGGTCGTCGGCGACCCGGCGCAGTCGTCCTGGTCCACGCCGGACGAGGCCGCCGAGGCGCGCGACGAGGCGCTGGGAAGCCGCCCGCGCCGCCGCTTCCAGCTCACCGTCAACTACCGCAACCCCGCCGAGATCGCCGAGCTGGCGGCCAAGGTGCTCGCGCTCGCGATGCCCGGTATGGAGTCCCCGTCTGCGGTCCGCTCCACGGGCGTGCGTCCCCGTTTCGCGGTCGTACGGGACGGGGACCTGGGCGGGGCCGTACGTGCCGAGGCGCAGCGTCTGCTGGACCGCGTGGACGGCACGGTCGGCGTCGTCGTCGCGATGAACCGGCGCGAGCAGGCGGCGCGTTGGCTGGCCGGGCTCGGCGAGCGGGTGGTGGCGCTCGGCTCGCTGGAGGCGAAGGGACTGGAGTACGACGCGACGGTCGTCGTCTCGCCGGCGGAGATCGCGGACGAGTCCCCGGCGGGGCTGCGGGTGCTGTACGTGGCGCTCACGCGGGCGACGCAGCAGCTCACGGTGGTCTCGGACCGACGTGACGAGCCGGATGCGGACGGTGTGCCGGACCTGCTGAGGGACTGA
- a CDS encoding anti-sigma factor, which produces MTMYEQESVHDAVGAYVLGILDDADASAFEAHLAGCDICAVHLEEFSGMEPMLAMLAEAPAPAPVRQSNVLNMPQMPGMASFPPSKPVPVVPTAPSPRLLGGLLDEVAVKRAAKRRRGMYMVAAAAALIIGGPAVAVVVTADGTGGSSNQALPHPTSPAEDAFLHHMEEKVQGTDATTQVSATVGMEKKGWGTHTVLELKNVKGPQKCNLIAVSKTGEEEVVTSWAVPKWGYGIPDSPNAMAKKPLYVHGGAAMDRNDIDHFEVRTFDGKRLVEVEA; this is translated from the coding sequence ATGACCATGTATGAGCAGGAATCCGTACACGATGCGGTCGGCGCATACGTGCTCGGCATTCTGGACGATGCGGACGCCTCCGCCTTCGAGGCGCATCTGGCGGGCTGCGACATCTGCGCCGTCCACCTCGAGGAGTTCTCCGGGATGGAGCCGATGCTGGCCATGCTGGCGGAGGCCCCGGCACCCGCTCCGGTGCGGCAGTCGAATGTGCTGAACATGCCCCAAATGCCCGGCATGGCATCCTTCCCGCCGTCCAAGCCCGTTCCTGTGGTGCCCACGGCCCCCAGCCCGCGGCTGCTCGGCGGCCTTCTCGACGAGGTCGCCGTCAAGCGGGCGGCCAAGCGCAGGCGGGGGATGTACATGGTCGCGGCCGCCGCGGCCCTGATCATCGGCGGGCCGGCCGTCGCGGTGGTCGTCACGGCGGACGGCACCGGTGGCAGCAGCAACCAGGCCCTTCCGCACCCCACCAGTCCCGCCGAGGACGCCTTCCTGCATCACATGGAGGAGAAGGTCCAGGGCACGGACGCGACGACCCAGGTCAGCGCGACCGTCGGCATGGAGAAGAAGGGCTGGGGCACCCACACCGTTCTCGAACTGAAGAACGTCAAGGGTCCGCAGAAGTGCAACCTGATCGCCGTCTCCAAGACCGGCGAGGAGGAGGTCGTGACCTCCTGGGCGGTACCGAAGTGGGGATACGGCATCCCGGACAGCCCCAACGCGATGGCCAAGAAGCCGCTCTATGTCCACGGTGGCGCGGCGATGGACCGGAACGACATCGACCACTTCGAGGTCCGTACGTTCGACGGCAAGCGATTGGTGGAGGTCGAAGCCTGA
- a CDS encoding sigma-70 family RNA polymerase sigma factor: MRKDAAVADDRPQRARHRSEKPRNDTSVPDEELMRALYREHAGPLLAYVLRLVAGDRQRAEDVVQETLIRAWKNAGQLNRATGSVRPWLVTVARRIVIDGHRSRQARPQEVDPSPLEVMPAEDEIDKALWLMTLSDALDDLTPAHREVLVETYFKGRTVNEAAETLGIPSGTVRSRVFYALRSMKLALEERGVTA, from the coding sequence GTGCGCAAGGATGCCGCCGTGGCCGATGACCGTCCGCAAAGGGCCCGCCATCGAAGCGAGAAGCCACGCAACGACACCTCCGTACCTGACGAGGAGTTGATGCGCGCGCTGTATCGCGAACATGCGGGGCCTTTGCTTGCCTATGTACTGCGCCTTGTCGCCGGCGATCGCCAGCGCGCCGAGGACGTCGTACAGGAGACGCTCATCCGTGCCTGGAAGAACGCCGGTCAGCTCAACCGAGCGACCGGCTCTGTCCGACCCTGGCTGGTGACGGTCGCACGCCGCATCGTCATCGACGGTCACCGCAGCCGGCAGGCCCGGCCGCAGGAGGTCGATCCGTCGCCGCTGGAGGTCATGCCCGCGGAGGACGAGATCGACAAGGCGTTGTGGCTGATGACGCTCTCAGATGCGCTCGATGATTTGACGCCCGCTCACCGGGAAGTGTTGGTCGAGACGTATTTCAAGGGGCGCACGGTCAATGAGGCGGCCGAAACGCTGGGCATACCCAGCGGGACGGTGCGGTCCCGGGTGTTCTACGCACTCCGTTCCATGAAGCTCGCTCTGGAGGAGAGGGGGGTCACGGCATGA
- a CDS encoding CGNR zinc finger domain-containing protein has protein sequence MAAGMGAYEWRFDSGRVCLDLVATSEAVCGVPDPLAGAGRLGRWLTGAGLLPAGTPLLDIDDRWTPRFIELRDCVGQLVRAEIDGRYAESALERVNAFAADPPPGIRAVRDDSGSLVRALSAGPECAALIAAVARDAVELLTDPAARARLRQCEGDNCRRVYLDTSRGRRRRWCSSEVCGNRERVARHRRRAAVARA, from the coding sequence GTGGCAGCGGGCATGGGCGCGTACGAGTGGCGGTTCGACTCCGGGCGCGTCTGTCTGGACCTGGTGGCGACCTCGGAGGCGGTCTGCGGCGTGCCCGATCCGCTGGCAGGTGCCGGCCGGCTCGGGCGGTGGCTGACGGGTGCGGGGCTGCTGCCCGCGGGGACGCCGCTCCTGGACATCGACGACCGGTGGACGCCGCGCTTCATCGAACTGCGTGACTGCGTGGGTCAGTTGGTACGGGCCGAGATCGACGGCCGGTACGCCGAGTCCGCGCTGGAGCGGGTCAATGCCTTCGCTGCGGACCCGCCGCCCGGCATCAGAGCCGTACGTGACGACAGCGGCTCACTGGTACGGGCGCTGAGTGCCGGGCCCGAGTGCGCGGCGCTGATCGCGGCCGTGGCGAGGGACGCCGTGGAGCTGCTGACCGACCCGGCGGCCCGGGCCCGGCTGCGGCAGTGCGAGGGCGACAACTGCCGACGCGTCTACCTGGACACCTCCCGCGGACGGCGGCGCCGCTGGTGCTCGAGCGAGGTGTGCGGCAACCGCGAACGGGTCGCCAGGCACCGGCGCAGGGCCGCTGTCGCACGGGCCTGA
- a CDS encoding serine hydrolase — MVSGMVGRGTALGALLLSFLAVPAQALPAQAAPAQASPAQAAPAVAAGGRAPAIARAEGAPAPDLAALRQVLRTAVAKGAPGAMARIDDHGTVHRIAEGVADRGTGRAISTEDRFRAGSVTKSFSSVVLLQLVEEGSVDLDAPVNTYLPGLLPDDRITVRHLLSHRSGLYDYTDDMFAQTVPGFESVRNKVFTFQELLDLSLAHPPTGVPGTAYRYSNTNFVVVGQLIEKVTGRSVHDEYRDRIIEPLKLRDTSYVHPGTALPGRHTKGYLRPDEAGAPLVDSTRQTASWAQSAGAMISSTRDLDTFFSALLRGRLLPAGLLTQMRQWAPVNSTQGYGLGLRRRDLSCGVSVQGHTGTVQGYYTYSFTSENGMRSITAVANTSNNTDVLNVMSGTLEAAFCGKPPAAPTARGTARGTAPAERHEDIAPGIARD, encoded by the coding sequence ATGGTCTCAGGCATGGTGGGCAGGGGCACGGCGCTGGGCGCGCTCCTGCTGTCCTTCCTCGCAGTACCCGCTCAGGCGTTACCCGCTCAGGCCGCACCCGCTCAGGCCTCACCCGCTCAGGCCGCACCCGCCGTCGCGGCCGGTGGGAGAGCGCCGGCCATCGCGAGAGCCGAGGGGGCGCCGGCACCCGACCTGGCCGCGCTGCGCCAGGTTCTGCGTACGGCGGTGGCCAAGGGTGCTCCGGGCGCGATGGCGCGGATCGACGACCACGGCACCGTGCACCGCATCGCCGAGGGCGTCGCGGACCGGGGCACCGGACGGGCCATCAGCACCGAGGACCGCTTCCGGGCCGGCAGCGTGACCAAGAGCTTCTCCTCGGTGGTGCTGCTGCAGCTGGTCGAGGAGGGCAGCGTCGACCTGGACGCCCCCGTCAACACCTATCTGCCCGGACTGCTCCCCGACGACCGCATCACGGTGCGCCATCTACTGAGCCATCGCAGCGGTCTGTACGACTACACCGACGACATGTTCGCGCAGACCGTGCCGGGCTTCGAGTCCGTCCGCAACAAGGTGTTCACCTTCCAGGAGTTGCTGGACCTGTCGCTCGCGCACCCGCCGACCGGCGTACCGGGCACCGCCTACCGCTACTCCAACACCAACTTCGTGGTGGTGGGACAGCTCATCGAGAAGGTCACCGGCCGCTCCGTGCACGACGAGTACCGCGACCGGATCATCGAACCCCTGAAGCTGCGCGACACCTCCTATGTGCACCCCGGCACCGCCCTTCCGGGCCGGCACACCAAGGGCTACCTCAGGCCCGACGAGGCCGGTGCGCCGCTGGTCGACTCCACCCGGCAGACCGCCTCCTGGGCGCAGAGCGCCGGCGCGATGATTTCCAGCACACGGGATCTGGACACATTCTTCTCCGCCCTCCTCCGCGGCCGGCTGCTCCCCGCCGGCCTGCTGACGCAGATGCGGCAGTGGGCGCCGGTGAACAGCACCCAGGGGTACGGGCTCGGCCTGCGCCGCCGCGATCTGTCCTGCGGCGTCTCCGTCCAGGGCCACACGGGCACCGTCCAGGGCTACTACACGTACTCCTTCACCTCGGAGAACGGCATGCGGAGCATCACCGCGGTGGCGAACACCTCGAACAACACCGATGTGTTGAATGTCATGTCCGGCACGCTCGAAGCGGCGTTCTGCGGGAAGCCGCCGGCCGCGCCCACCGCACGCGGCACGGCACGCGGCACGGCGCCGGCCGAGCGGCACGAGGACATCGCACCGGGCATCGCCCGCGACTGA
- a CDS encoding DUF1772 domain-containing protein yields the protein MGLIAGVWYAYACSVMPALGRSDDRTFIEVMQNINDVIESPVFFAAFLGAPALTAIAAWQQRRTGARWWVVAALVLCSAVFLVTAAVSVPLNDELAAAGNPARIADPAGVREKFEDPWVAWNVVRGVLSTAALVCLWQAGVRTRQASAYFVSAAGSSASR from the coding sequence ATGGGTCTGATCGCGGGCGTCTGGTACGCCTACGCGTGCTCCGTGATGCCGGCGCTCGGGCGCAGTGACGACCGGACCTTCATCGAGGTCATGCAGAACATCAACGACGTGATCGAGAGCCCCGTCTTCTTCGCGGCGTTCCTCGGCGCGCCGGCGTTGACGGCGATCGCGGCATGGCAGCAGCGCCGGACCGGCGCGCGCTGGTGGGTGGTTGCGGCGCTGGTGCTGTGTTCCGCCGTGTTCCTGGTGACCGCGGCGGTGAGCGTGCCGCTCAACGACGAGCTGGCAGCGGCCGGGAACCCGGCGCGGATCGCCGATCCGGCGGGCGTCCGGGAGAAGTTCGAGGACCCGTGGGTGGCCTGGAACGTGGTGCGCGGGGTGCTGTCGACGGCGGCACTGGTGTGCCTGTGGCAGGCAGGTGTCCGTACGCGTCAGGCGTCGGCGTACTTCGTGTCGGCCGCCGGGTCCAGCGCCAGCCGGTAG
- a CDS encoding uroporphyrinogen-III synthase, whose product MQDRQHGPLAGFTVGVTAARRADELGALLCRRGAAVLHAPALRIVPLADDTELLAATKELIDHVPDVVVATTAIGFRGWVEAADGWGYGEELLARLRGVELLARGPKVKGAIRAAGLTEEWSPASESMAEVLGRLLNEGVDGRRIALQLHGEPLPGFVESLRAGGADVVVVPVYRWMAPEDLTPLDRLLDATLARGLDAVTFTSAPAAASLLSRAETRGLLPELLRALDHEVLAACVGPVTALPLQAHGVTTVQPERFRLGPLVQLLGQELPSRARTLPIAGRRMEIRGHAVLLDDELRPVPPAGMSLLRALSRRPGWVVSRADLLGVLPGAGRDEHAVETAMARLRTALGAPKLIQTVVKRGYRLALDPAADTKYADA is encoded by the coding sequence ATGCAAGACCGCCAGCACGGACCTCTTGCCGGATTCACTGTCGGCGTCACCGCGGCCCGCCGCGCCGACGAGCTCGGCGCGCTCCTCTGCCGACGGGGCGCCGCCGTCCTCCATGCCCCCGCCCTGCGCATCGTCCCGCTCGCCGACGACACGGAACTCCTGGCCGCCACCAAGGAACTGATCGACCACGTGCCCGACGTGGTGGTCGCCACGACCGCGATCGGTTTCCGCGGCTGGGTGGAGGCCGCCGACGGGTGGGGGTACGGGGAGGAACTGCTGGCCCGGCTGCGCGGCGTGGAGCTGCTGGCGCGCGGGCCGAAGGTCAAGGGCGCCATCCGCGCCGCCGGGCTCACCGAGGAGTGGTCCCCGGCCTCCGAGTCCATGGCCGAGGTTCTCGGCCGGCTGCTGAACGAGGGCGTCGACGGCCGCCGTATCGCGCTCCAGCTGCACGGTGAGCCGCTGCCCGGGTTCGTCGAGTCGCTGCGGGCCGGGGGCGCGGATGTCGTCGTCGTACCCGTCTACCGGTGGATGGCGCCGGAGGACCTCACCCCGCTCGACCGGCTGCTGGACGCGACCCTCGCCCGCGGACTGGACGCCGTCACCTTCACCAGTGCCCCGGCCGCCGCCTCGCTGCTCTCCCGGGCCGAGACCCGGGGGCTGCTCCCCGAGCTGCTGCGCGCACTGGACCACGAGGTGCTGGCCGCCTGTGTGGGGCCGGTCACCGCGCTGCCGCTGCAGGCCCACGGCGTCACCACGGTGCAGCCCGAGCGCTTCCGGCTCGGCCCGCTCGTCCAGCTGCTCGGCCAGGAACTGCCCTCCCGCGCCCGTACCCTCCCGATCGCCGGCCGCCGTATGGAGATCCGCGGCCACGCGGTCCTGCTCGACGACGAACTGCGTCCCGTGCCGCCCGCCGGAATGTCCCTGCTGCGCGCGCTGTCGCGGCGCCCCGGCTGGGTCGTCTCCCGAGCCGACCTGCTGGGCGTGCTGCCGGGTGCGGGCCGCGACGAGCACGCCGTCGAGACGGCCATGGCCCGGCTGCGTACCGCTCTGGGCGCACCCAAGCTGATCCAGACCGTCGTCAAGCGGGGCTACCGGCTGGCGCTGGACCCGGCGGCCGACACGAAGTACGCCGACGCCTGA
- a CDS encoding NarK/NasA family nitrate transporter: MAGRWIEQWDPEDETFWEAGGERIARRNLIFSVLSEHIGFSIWTLWSVLVLFMGPEYGIDPAGKFFLVAMATVVGAFIRVPYTFAVARFGGRNWTIIAASMLLLPTVAAFAVMEPGTSYTTFMLVAMLTGVGGGNFASSMTNINSFFPLRKKGWALGLNAGGGNIGVPVVQLVGLAVIGAAGGPRLLLGIYAPLIAVSAICAALFMDNLAPVRNDTGAAKEAARDPHTWIMSFLYIGTFGSFIGYSFAFGLVLQTQFGRTPLQAASITFIGPLLGSLIRPVGGRLADRYGGARITMWNFLGMGAATTVVVLASVKESLALFTTAFIVLFVLTGLGNGSTYKMIPGIFQAKALAKGMTGEAAAAYGRRLSGASMGLIGAVGALGGLGINLAFRQSFLTAGTGTSAFVAFLAFYAACFTVTWAVYLRRPATSAQPVTEAKPQLSYAEV; this comes from the coding sequence ATGGCTGGCCGGTGGATCGAACAGTGGGACCCAGAGGACGAGACGTTCTGGGAGGCAGGGGGCGAGCGGATCGCCCGGCGCAATCTGATCTTCTCGGTCCTCTCCGAGCACATCGGGTTCTCGATCTGGACCCTGTGGTCCGTCCTGGTCCTGTTCATGGGACCGGAGTACGGGATCGACCCGGCCGGGAAGTTCTTCCTGGTGGCCATGGCCACCGTGGTGGGCGCCTTCATCCGGGTCCCGTACACCTTCGCGGTCGCCCGCTTCGGCGGCCGCAACTGGACGATCATCGCGGCGTCGATGCTGCTGCTGCCCACCGTCGCCGCGTTCGCGGTGATGGAGCCCGGGACGTCGTACACCACCTTCATGCTGGTCGCGATGCTCACGGGCGTGGGCGGCGGTAACTTCGCCTCCTCCATGACCAACATCAACTCCTTCTTCCCGCTGCGGAAGAAGGGCTGGGCACTCGGACTGAACGCGGGCGGCGGCAACATCGGGGTGCCCGTCGTGCAGCTGGTCGGGCTCGCGGTCATCGGGGCAGCAGGCGGACCGCGCCTGCTGCTGGGGATCTACGCCCCGCTCATCGCGGTCTCCGCGATCTGCGCCGCGCTGTTCATGGACAACCTCGCCCCGGTCAGGAACGACACCGGAGCGGCGAAGGAAGCCGCGCGCGATCCGCACACCTGGATCATGTCCTTCCTCTACATCGGCACCTTCGGGTCGTTCATCGGCTACAGCTTCGCGTTCGGTCTGGTCCTGCAGACGCAGTTCGGGCGTACGCCCCTGCAGGCCGCGTCCATCACCTTCATCGGACCGCTGCTCGGCTCGCTGATCCGGCCGGTCGGTGGCCGGCTCGCCGACCGCTACGGCGGCGCGCGCATCACCATGTGGAACTTCCTCGGGATGGGAGCGGCCACGACGGTCGTCGTGCTCGCCTCGGTAAAGGAGTCGCTGGCGCTGTTCACCACCGCCTTCATCGTGCTGTTCGTGCTGACCGGGCTCGGCAACGGCTCGACGTACAAGATGATCCCCGGCATCTTCCAGGCCAAGGCGCTGGCCAAGGGCATGACGGGCGAGGCGGCGGCCGCGTACGGGCGGCGGCTCTCCGGCGCCTCCATGGGGCTGATCGGCGCGGTGGGCGCGCTCGGCGGGCTCGGCATCAACCTCGCCTTCCGCCAGTCCTTCCTGACCGCGGGCACCGGCACCTCGGCGTTCGTCGCCTTCCTCGCCTTCTACGCGGCCTGCTTCACGGTGACCTGGGCGGTATACCTTCGCCGGCCCGCCACCTCCGCACAGCCCGTCACAGAGGCGAAGCCGCAACTCAGCTACGCAGAGGTGTAA
- a CDS encoding acyltransferase, which yields MSHTSASASVSASASAPGPVAASVATDRASARPASPPGRDRYLDLLRSLALVRVVVYHIFGWAWLTIIFPSMGVMFALAGSLMARSLSRPALGVIRGRIRRLLPPLWAFAAFLVPMMFLAGWSADKEQGLWWWADLLNYLVPVGAPPFPWSLGDQAGLVEQTWAAQAGMPLWYLRTYLWFVIASPLLLWAFRKVPWVTLLAPLALVAVVGTDLVKIPGELGNAVVDFATFGACWVLGFAHQEGLLQRIPRHLVVSCSALAMAFGLWWASGHLGPDGWDLNDIPLAQATWSFGFVVILLLYSPSWQELPGRLARFDKYVTLSNNRAVTIYLWHNTLIMATIPLIDLLWHIPFVETQFGGVLEATYTLWMFVLIWPLIGLMIIAVGWIEDLAAKRSPRLWPNGSRKTVNGSHRR from the coding sequence ATGAGCCACACCTCCGCCTCCGCGTCCGTCTCCGCTTCTGCGTCCGCTCCCGGCCCCGTCGCCGCCTCGGTGGCGACGGACCGGGCATCCGCCCGGCCGGCTTCGCCCCCCGGCCGCGACCGCTATCTCGACCTGCTGCGTTCCCTCGCACTGGTCCGCGTCGTCGTCTACCACATCTTCGGCTGGGCCTGGCTAACGATCATCTTCCCGTCCATGGGCGTGATGTTCGCGCTCGCGGGCTCGCTGATGGCGCGCTCGCTGTCGAGGCCCGCGCTCGGGGTGATCCGCGGCCGTATCCGCAGGCTGCTGCCACCGCTGTGGGCGTTCGCGGCGTTCCTCGTGCCGATGATGTTCCTGGCCGGCTGGAGCGCCGACAAGGAGCAGGGTCTGTGGTGGTGGGCGGACCTCCTCAACTACCTCGTCCCGGTCGGTGCCCCGCCGTTCCCCTGGTCCCTCGGCGACCAGGCCGGCCTGGTGGAGCAGACCTGGGCCGCGCAGGCCGGTATGCCGCTCTGGTACCTGCGCACCTACCTCTGGTTCGTGATCGCCTCCCCGCTGCTGCTGTGGGCCTTCCGCAAGGTGCCGTGGGTGACGCTGCTCGCCCCGCTGGCCCTGGTCGCCGTCGTGGGCACGGACCTGGTGAAGATCCCGGGCGAGCTGGGCAACGCCGTCGTCGACTTCGCGACCTTCGGCGCCTGCTGGGTTCTCGGCTTCGCCCACCAGGAGGGCCTGCTGCAGCGGATCCCGCGCCATCTCGTGGTGTCCTGCTCCGCCCTCGCGATGGCCTTCGGCCTCTGGTGGGCCTCGGGCCACCTCGGCCCGGACGGCTGGGACCTGAACGACATCCCGCTGGCCCAGGCCACCTGGTCCTTCGGGTTCGTGGTGATCCTGCTGCTGTACTCCCCGTCCTGGCAGGAACTGCCGGGCAGGCTCGCCCGGTTCGACAAGTACGTCACGCTGTCCAACAACCGGGCGGTGACGATCTACCTCTGGCACAACACGCTGATCATGGCGACCATCCCGCTGATCGACCTGCTCTGGCACATCCCGTTCGTGGAGACACAGTTCGGCGGCGTGCTCGAAGCGACGTACACGCTGTGGATGTTCGTACTGATCTGGCCGCTGATCGGGTTGATGATCATTGCTGTCGGCTGGATCGAGGACCTGGCCGCGAAACGGAGTCCGCGGTTGTGGCCGAACGGCAGCCGGAAGACGGTGAACGGCTCACACCGGCGCTGA